From the Deltaproteobacteria bacterium genome, one window contains:
- a CDS encoding PIN domain-containing protein — MRGIQAFFSPTRKEQAVSANPSRLLLERWLDYKKRSFDLILTEDILDEYKEVLNRLRIRAAHTGNLIASLRRGGVLVQPWYSVEISPDPADNIFFAAAVAGKAQAIITSNPKHFPPVEGIRILTPEDAQKELSGP; from the coding sequence ATGAGGGGAATCCAGGCTTTCTTTTCTCCCACCCGGAAGGAGCAGGCCGTCTCGGCCAATCCCTCTCGCCTTCTCCTCGAGAGATGGCTGGATTATAAGAAACGCTCCTTCGATCTCATCCTGACCGAAGATATCCTTGACGAGTACAAGGAGGTGCTCAACCGCCTTCGGATCCGGGCCGCACATACCGGCAATCTTATCGCCTCGTTGCGTCGTGGCGGCGTGCTGGTCCAACCTTGGTATTCCGTCGAGATCTCCCCTGACCCCGCTGATAACATCTTCTTCGCTGCCGCAGTAGCAGGAAAGGCTCAAGCGATCATCACATCGAACCCGAAACACTTCCCACCCGTAGAGGGGATCCGGATCCTCACCCCGGAAGACGCGCAAAAGGAACTTTCCGGGCCATGA
- a CDS encoding helix-turn-helix transcriptional regulator produces the protein MAIKTLAYMTTFTSSSATANEFRDNRQLRRKTTAQFIPPMKAVYTEEEAFEILFPDERSKQTFREEKARMDRNLLDNIRTGRVNPIRGWRILKGMDQKAMVKVTGISQPNLSRLEKKGAPTPTVATLRKIAAVLGVSIEDLIHDQ, from the coding sequence ATGGCCATTAAGACTCTCGCCTACATGACGACTTTCACGTCTTCCTCGGCAACAGCAAACGAGTTCCGGGATAATCGGCAACTGCGGAGGAAGACAACAGCCCAGTTCATACCTCCGATGAAGGCGGTTTACACCGAAGAGGAAGCCTTCGAGATCCTCTTCCCGGATGAGAGGTCCAAGCAAACGTTTCGTGAGGAAAAGGCCCGCATGGATCGGAATCTTCTCGACAACATTCGCACGGGGAGGGTCAATCCGATACGGGGTTGGCGGATCCTCAAAGGAATGGACCAGAAGGCCATGGTGAAGGTGACGGGCATCAGCCAGCCGAATCTATCCCGCCTGGAGAAGAAAGGCGCTCCGACTCCGACAGTTGCCACGCTCAGGAAAATCGCCGCGGTGCTGGGCGTATCCATCGAGGATCTTATCCATGACCAGTAA